atatattgtgtctacctaaaactaaaaaaaaatattaaaaaaaagaaattcagcttCAATCTAAAATCAAACTTTGTTACCTTTTCTCTAATCCTTCCATTTGACTGCTTGTAAGGCACCTAATTTTCCTATTCAGTCATCTTAAATTACTTATTCATCATCATTTCCCATTTATCTCTTTGATCCTGAGCTAATTATCTCACCAGATCTatttcttctctaaaatggaGGTGAATCATAAAATTGAGGACGAAATGAACTAAATGCATGTAAATTACTTAGTATGTATCTAGCATGTAGCAACAATCTCAAAAAAGTTTGGCTGTTATCACAAGAAACTATGAATTAGATGCATGAATGAGTTTTCTCCTTGGGAAAAATGAGCTTGGTCTACAGATTAATCCTAAATTATCCCACTTAGTCTTACCTGCTTCAAAACCCAGGAAAAGGCTCAggattctttttttcaatattttttttagatgtatggacctttattttattcatttatttatatgtggtgctgagaatgctgggcaggtgctctatcactgagccacagcctcagccccaggctCAGGAGTCTTAGGCAGGTAAGTCTGTGAGTGAGCTGTCCTTtcagtctttttgtttgtttgtttatttgttttgataacCTCTTAACAGACCAAACTAAGGCATTTGCTGTTATATAAATATTCCTTTTGGTATATCCTGTCTTTGTTAAGccatttcctctgcctggaaacCCTTTATTCCAAGTACCCATtacgtttttaaaaaattatatataatacacacacactttagttgtaggtgaacacaatacctttattttatttttatgtgatgctgaggatcaacccagtgcctcacaggtgctaggcgagctctctatcactaagccacaaccccagccctatttatttatttagagacagggtcttactgagttgcttagtgccttgcagttgctgaggctggctttgaactcatgaatctcctgtctcagcctcctgaactgcagGGACAGGCACGTACCACTGCACTGGGCCATCCATTACATCTTTAGAGGCCAAGTTTATACTACAAAACACTCTTGTTTTAATTGTACATTTATTCAGCAAGTATTCATTCAGTGTCTGTACAAAGAACTGTTCTAGATTCTTACTCATCCCCTCAAGATGTATATGCTAACAGGGAAGAgataataaaacacacacaatgTATGGAATATGACGTACATCCATTTCCCTTCAGTACAAACTCAAGGGCTTGAGACATGCCTCATTCAAAATCTTTGTTTCCCTTCTGATAtcctggatatttttttaaaaaatatcttaatttaatttatttatttaatgtggtactgaggatcaaactcagtgcctcacacatccgaggcaagtgctctaccactgagccacagccacagccctggaTATTTTTTATACTATGAAACATTAAATTGCTAAAGAGCAACTAGAGCTGTATTCAAATTCAATGAACTGAGGTTCTTTGTGTCTACCTGTGCACCATTCTGTTGTTGAGAACTATaaaggataaagagaaagaaaagttaactTATGGTAAAAGATTTTTTCTGGCCAAATATGCCTATTTTTTCTAATGGTATGGGTAAATATTGTGGGCTCTTGAGTTGGGAGTCTGAGTTCAAAAGGTATCTGCTAATCCCGTAGCCTTAGTTATACAAACACAAAAGAGCAAAATGAAGTTTTGGGAATAACTATTTAAATGGTATTAGCTATGATGTTATTGAGAGAAGTATATGCTTGATTTAAATATTCATGGACACTTCTGTTAGAATATAGGCATTTTGGGAAAATTCTGACAGAGAAGTAATTTCAAACAGatctttttgaaaaacataactttataactgaaaaaaatgagcATTTGATTAGGATTTTAAGAATCCAGAAAATACCTAAGCTTTCCTCCAAGCAGATTTATTTAAcctaacaaaattttatatacaaagtgATCTGGACATGCTGTTTCAAAACATGATCCTTATTAATATCCTGATACGTTGGTTAAAAAGCAACTCactctaaaataaatagaaaagtacCCAATGCATATTCAATGAATGGCTTAATCACTGCAACTTAACTAGTTTTGTAAGATGATTAACATAGTAGGATTGAGTCCCTATGACAGGCTGCTGGAGAACTGATGAGAGACATCAAGAGGCCATTTTGTGCACTGCCACGGTGATGCCATCATGTTTTTGGATCATAatgttcctgaaaaaaaaaaaaaaggaaaatattcaataaaatgttaacaaGTGGGACTTCAGTATAAGACTAAAATAACATCATATTTCTATGTATGATAGCAATAAATTAGCACAACAAAAACATTTGGGTGtacttaatgaaaatataaaaataaaattaatccttAATCTTACTATTCACAGATACTGTCAATATTTTCctggtttttttccccttaacattaaaattttttaaatctaattatacacaacagcaaaatgcatttagtttcATTGTacacagcacaacttttcatttctcaggttgtacaggatgtagaatcacaccatttgtgtaatcgtgtgtacctagggtaatgatgttcgtctcattccaccatctttccatgTATGCTACTTTCTGACTCTTTTTTATctaatgcagatttttttctttctacaaaacTATGATCCTATTgtgcataattttatattttgattccCCCCCCATGTACTATTATACTACAGTTCCTCCCTTAGAATATCCTTAGTATGTCTATTATTATAGAAGTTACTATTTGATCAGTCTTCTTTTGtgcaattttattactttttcttggTAGACTGATAATTCATGAAAATTCTTACTCATTACTGAAAAGTCATTGTGGCTTGAAAGCACAATTAATTTTAGAGGTCAGCCTGTTCCTGTGGTTCCATAGGTGAAGAATTCCCTCCCAAGTACTCTGAGGAATCACTGACACAGGGCAGACTTTCCAGggaattttcagaataaaaggaaaggaagggggctgggaagggggctcaatggtagaacgcttgcctagcatgtgtgaggcactgggttcaattctcagcaccacatataaacaagtaaagatccattgacagctatttaaaaaaaaaaaggaagggaatcaCTGACATCTACTTACCCATTATCTGATTCTAGGCACACCACAGGAATATCAGTGGGGTCAGAGGTTAGCTTAGCTGCTTGTTGGGCTAGAACAGATATAACCCCAGCATGTTCATCTGACAGAGTCCCACGACCTGGAAAATAGATGACATCATGTTACCTGATTGTCTTCAAACAAGTACAGAGCTATAGTAGTATCTCCCTTTGAATTAGGAACtgatatgaaattattttccttgatATTCAGCTGGTTACATCAGGAAGAAAGTCAAGCAAGAATCCTTGAAAGTTATAAATGACAATTTTCAAAGTCATTCCCATCACCATCTCTAAACATCATCTTCTCAAGCATATAAGGAAGTTGTAATTCAAGTCAATTTAAAgtcataaattcattttatacagTTTACTAAAACCAAGAAGTTCAAGAGAAATTAACAAAAAGCAGTcaataagaacaaattaatttagggctggggttgtagcccagtggtggagcgcttgcctagcatgctagaGGCACAgagttcgatcctcatcaccacatagaaataaaatattgtgtccacctaacactaaaaaataagtattaaaaaacaaattataagaaattaataagggggctggggatgtggctcaagcagtagcgtgctcgcctcacatgcgtgtggcccgggttcgatcctcagcaccacatacaaagatgttgtgtctgccgaaagcttaaaaaaataaataaaaattctctctctctctctctaaaaaaaaaaaaaaaaaaagaagaaaagaaattaataagaacaaattaatttAGTGAAATTAATTCCTTTTGAgaaatctgattttcttttacCGAGTTCAACCTCAAAGGACATATTTGTATTTTGTCAGGAGATAAGAGGTAAGATCACCTTAATAGCATATGTGAATATTCTGTaagcaattctttcttttttgttctggttcttgggattgatcccagggtgattaaccactgagccacatccctagtcctttttattttgagactgggtcttgctaaattgctgaggctggctttgaacatatgatcctcctgcctgtcttctgagccactgggatttataggcatgcaccacacgCCTGGCCCTgactcagaactttttttttttttttcaaagagagagtgagagaggagagagagagatagagagaatttttaatatttattttttagttctcggcggacacaacatctttgttggtatgtggtgctgaggatcgaacctgggccgcacgcatgccaggcgagcgcgctaccgcttgagccacatccccagcccccctgacTCAGAACTTTTtgataacattttataatataattaaatgtgGGGTCCCAAATACAAAAATTACTAAGTTTACAATAGACTTTTACACATAAAAGCAACATAAGCTTAACTGTGCCTGAAATTAAGAGAATAGACTTGCCAGCACGACAAACTATAGATTCACATTCACTGACACAGTGTAGTCTTCAAACACTTTGAAgttttttcagaaaattattcaGTTTTAGATTTCTACACGTGAATTTCAGTCTTTCCATTACTGAGCCTGACAAACTCTTCAAAAAGTTGACCTTTTTCCTCCAATGAGTATATAAAAATGACTAAGTTACAGATTACCAAAATGGTGCCAGGCACATTAAGCACATTATTCTACAATTATTGCCATTATTAAACAACACCCCACTTGTTTAATAGATAACTGGAAACTCTGAAGCACTGAAAGATTCTTTTTGGTCCAAGTTCACATTACTAACAAATGGAAGAATGGGTTGAACTCTGATGTGTTCGATTTTCAAATCCCTGTTTTGACTGCCTACTAATTTCTTGTTAAGTGTAATTGGGCTAACAAATAACACCACCCACCTTGCAGGGGTATTGTGAAAATCTGACACATCTTAACAGTTCCAGTATAATGAATTCAATAAATGGTAATTGTTGTCACTATCTGAAGTCCTTTCTAGACCCAATGTAAAATGATTCAAATACCATTTATGTAGACAACTATTTTGTACTACAATgataagaaaaatttatattctttttttaaaaatatttttttggactgacacaatacctttattttatgcatctttatgtggtggtgaggatcaaatccagggcctcacatatgccagacaaatgctctactgctgagctgagccatagccccagccccagccccagccccaaccccagccccaacgtTTCTATTCTTTATGTGccaattaaaaagttttaattttctaatctTATTTGGAAAGAATCTCTACTCCCACAAAAATTCTCAGAAACTGCCAAGGTAAGGGGAAATAAAAGCTAGAGCATGGTAGTGTAACAGGCTCCACGTTAACCTTATATAGGGATTGGATAAAACACTTACAGCCCAGATTAAGTCCTTGTGAATCTGTGCACAGGACTCCAACAATGGACGGATTCTTCATTCTAATTCCAggaacacatgaaaatatttaaataattacacCAAGTACAGACTTTCTGTgtaccagacatttaaaaaatgctttgagTATTTCCCAACCTTTTTTCATTACCACACCcaaaaaattaagttatataatttatttaaataaaaggttTTCTGAGAAAAGACTGTCAAGTGCTGCTGAACTTTCAAGGGCCACAATATTGCAatatctaggatttttttttttgcctttgttaTAGATGTATGCTTTAGCATATGAACTCGTTTAAGTTGAAAAGCTTATTAGGAGTTCCCTCCCACACAGAAGAGAGAAACTGGACACTGGCGGCAGACAGGTGTCTCCCTCTATGCCTTATACGTTTCcaattttgaatttcatatagaTACTAGAAAAATTTAAGGGACGATACATTTCCTTAAGTACCAAGTAACCAGAAGATTACATATACGAGAAGAGAAacgtgtgtgtgtttatactgCAGGGCTCGAGTATGCACATCCGGTATTCCCCAAAATTAATCCGTTTCCCAAGCTTGACGAACCACCGTGACCTTACAGACTATTTAAAAGCCAcagatggcttgagcccaggagacCTGGTGAGGAAGTGTTCGGAGGCCAGCGGGATTTTAATTCCGGGTCACCCACTCCTTCGGAGTCCCAGGGCTCGAGTAGAACTCGGGGCGTCCCCCAAACTCCCCGGCCAACACCCGCAGCTCTCTCCATTTGTCCCACCCAAATCCCCCTAGTGCGACCTCAGGACAGCCGGAAGGGCCCGCACTACTCACGTATCCTCCAAGTGCTGCTCCAAAGTCGCCTCCATCCCGCTCGAAAGCCACCCCGGCGCCGGTCCTCCGTTACAGGCCTTGGTCACATGACGCGGAGGAGGTACGCACTCAGACGGCGCCTCCAGAGGGACCAAATTCATAGAGGCGCAGCGTCCGCGTTTTTTGCCGGTAAACATGACTGCGCTCGCGCTCGCGCGGGGCAGAGACCCACGAGAGTTCTGCTACCGTGGTGAACCACGCCTGGCTGCTCCGCGGAACCGGAGGCGCGGATTTCGCCCCAGAGGCAAGACGTCCACAGCTGGACCTCTCTGGCACTTGACTTCTGCGATTTTTTGATCTTCGGATTACTCGGATTACGGTTTAAACGACCCCGAGTTCTGGCTCGCGCCGGCTCTTGTTCAAGTTTTACTGTAAGCCGTGGGTCAGGCCGGGTGTCAGTCATCTGGGCAGAGGGGCAGGTACCCAGAAGAGGCAGGGCCGCAGGGTCTGAAGGACGAGATCGCCTACTGAGAAAGTGTCGGAACTTTAACAAAGGCAGATACTCATAGCGAAGGCTCAGTTTTTGAGGGGAATAGTGGCTTTTAAGTCATACCTCTTGAGACAACTGGTAGGAGTACCCAGTTTAAAcatgactttattattttttttttttaaaggaaaaagagcCATCCATAGTCCCACTGTCCAGAGATTACTGTTAATCCCTTGGAGAATATCCTTTTCAGATGGCTAGCTTtgccatctatttattttttaaatttttaaagcaagttCAGCATACATACTGGACATAAAATTCTGTATTTCACAgaatttaacataaatattttttcatgagaCTAGTATTCACTTGCATCCTTTGCCACAGGCCAAATTATTCCATGTTATAGCTATATCTTGATTGAATTAACCAAACCCTTATTAATGTCCAGTTAGGATGCTtatagtgtttttgttgttgtgtgtgttttGGCTGCTGCAATCCTGAGTGAATATCCTCATAGCCAGATATTTGGGTCAAAGGACATAGTAATTTTTAGGATTGTTGATATATATTCTGCAGAGATGTGGTGCCAAGTTACATTCAGATGTGTAGCATTTTGATGGAAGTGGGGTGTATCCGTGGACTCTCCTATCCCTCCTGGGTCTCTACCTTCTCTTGTGCATCTTTCCCTGCACTGTTTTCTCCAATGCTGTGACCAGCATCTTCATTTTATCTTCTGATCAGGAGCCCAGCTCCAGAGCTCTTCAGAACTTGAATTCAGAGTCCTTCTTCACTACAAAGTGGTTGTGATGAAACTtgcagaattttaatttaaaaaaaattctagtttggGTGTTGTAATTTGGTGTATTTGAACTCTTGTTCTAGAGAATTTATGTTGTTAGGAACAGCATAGTGTAGgccatacaaattttagaacaGCAGTTTAAAACTATTCTTGAAAGATAGGGttagtagggctggggttgtggcttagtggtagtgtgTTCGcttagaatgcatgaggcactgggttcgattctcagcaccacataaaaataaagacaataaagttcatcaataactaaaaatatattttaaaaaagataaggttagtggtagagtacttgcctagcacgtgtgaggccctaggttcgatcctcggcattgcataaaaaaataagtgaataaaataaaggtattgagtccatgcACAACTATGATTTGAAGAAGTTTGTGCCAGGGTCTAGGGAAGTCAGCCTGCTTCCTGCCAGAAGTCATGCCAAGGAAGCTGCACATCTCTGTACCACCTCCTTGTGGTTCCATGTGGTAAAGCTTTGCAGGGCTCTAGTTTTCTAAACCTTCACAGTCTGtccaaatagaaatataatgtgagtcatatttgtaattttaaatgccCTGATAGCcataacaaaaagtaaaacaaattaattttaataacatttttaatccaaaatatcattttaacatgcaatcaataaaaataaactaaagatagCTTACACTTTTTCAACTATAGCATGCCTTAAAAATCCAATGTATATAGAGCACATTTCAATTAAGCCTaaccacatttcaaatgctcaatagCTGTAGGTGGCTAGTGACTATGACACTGGCCAATGTAGCTCCAGGGTATCTCAGCTGATCTCAAAGCCAGATCAGTGATTAAAGGATTCTCAGAAGGGCTGCTGATTACTTTTTAAGTTGTAAGGAATGCCTTTGAAAGGCAAAGGAGAAAGTAGGGAGAGAATGGCATCTGACCCACAGCCTTGTCATGCGGGAAGTGATGTGGGAAGGCAAGCTTTCCATACCACCCCGCTTTCTATGCCCTGCTGTCCTCCTGCCCCTGAATAGGAAGGCAGAGGGAAAGGAATAGTGAATAGAAGCTGGGCAAGTGCTGGGGGACTGGAGTGGTGCTGCTGGAGTTATCTGACCCCTAATTGTTTTCTACCTTCTTCAGGTCAATAGGATATTTGatgaaactttattattttttttttaaagagagagtgagagagggaatttttttaatatttattttttagttctcggcgaacacaacatctttgtatgtggtgctgaggatcgaacccgggccgcacgcatgccaggcgagcacgctaccgcttgagccacatccccagcccaaaactttATTCTTGGTTTTGAATACTAGTGACCATTTCTGGGGGTAATAGTGTTTCAGAGCAAGTCCCATCCATGTTAGCCAAAGTGATTCCACTACCAGTTGTTTGCAGTCCCACAGATAAGATATCAAACAAGTCATGCATAGTAGCAGATGGGAGTTtattagaaaggaaaaggaagggggaaaggagaCTCAGGTAGAGAGAGTGGATTGTCTCAGAGGAGAGAGACAACACATTCccctttttctccatttttattgggGGTCCCAGGGACGTTTCCTAGCAAGTTCTGTCCAGGCCCattcctcagcattttttttccagacagggtctaaattgctgaggctggcctcaaacttgcattccttctgcttcagcctcccaaattgctgggattacaggcatgctccaccactcCACTGATAGTAGGataacatcagactttcaagtccttACTACGCTTGGTTTTACCCCATGGATGGGAGACTTTACTGTAGTAATGAGGTGCAAAAGATCCAAAGGCAACTCTGGGTCACATTGGCCCATGCTGATTGGTTCTATTCTAATTGGGacttgttcttacagattttatcaTTGGGgaagtttatttctatttatcttgTCTTTCTGTATCCTAGAAACTAATTCTTATGTGCAGGGAGGACTCTTTGGGCTCAAATTTCTCCTGAAGATAACAGgttatttgctgacaatataatGTATCCTATTGACTTAAGGCAAACAGTGCCAGGACAACctcaggcaatttttttttttttttttaagaaagcatgtgggatctgtaaacccagcaactcaggaggctgaggcaggaggctcataagttcaaggccagcctcagaaacttattagaccctgtctcaaaataaaatataaaaagggcttgggctatggctcagtgattaagtacgtctgggttcagtcccccatacaaag
This genomic interval from Urocitellus parryii isolate mUroPar1 chromosome 11, mUroPar1.hap1, whole genome shotgun sequence contains the following:
- the Lamtor5 gene encoding ragulator complex protein LAMTOR5; the protein is MFTGKKRGRCASMNLVPLEAPSECVPPPRHVTKACNGGPAPGWLSSGMEATLEQHLEDTMKNPSIVGVLCTDSQGLNLGCRGTLSDEHAGVISVLAQQAAKLTSDPTDIPVVCLESDNGNIMIQKHDGITVAVHKMAS